Proteins encoded in a region of the Nicotiana tomentosiformis chromosome 9, ASM39032v3, whole genome shotgun sequence genome:
- the LOC104096375 gene encoding uncharacterized protein isoform X2, whose translation MASIHIFAIFSLIFILLPWSTANNALPPIFSPILENMCKEVSCGKGTCKASSNGTFGFACECDPGWTQTRSKNDNFFKFLPCVIPNCTTNFSCGEDAPAPAPDKRTNTSIFEPCHWAECGGGMCNKTSPVTYSCECQEGYYNLLNLTAFPCFKECALGMDCSQLGIDIMGNKSSSPPPSLPDNSKSIAISFFGGGYGWSIITAATMAVVLLI comes from the exons ATGGCTTCAATTCATATCTTTGCAATTTTCTCTCTAATTTTTATTCTGCTACCATGGTCCACTGCTAACAACGCTCTGCCTCCTATCTTCTCCCCTATCCTCG AAAATATGTGTAAAGAAGTGAGTTGTGGAAAAGGAACTTGCAAAGCTTCTTCGAATGGTACTTTTGGTTTCGCATGTGAATGTGATCCTGGCTGGACGCAAACTCGTTCCAAAAACGATAACTTTTTCAAGTTTCTTCCTTGTGTTATTCCCAACT GTACTACAAACTTCTCGTGTGGAGAGGACGCTCCCGCCCCAGCACCAGATAAACGAACTAATACATCAATCTTTGAAC CTTGCCATTGGGCTGAATGTGGAGGCGGCATGTGCAACAAGACCTCTCCCGTGACCTATTCTTGTGAATGCCAAGAGGGTTACTACAATCTACTCAATCTCACTGCTTTCCCTTGCTTCAAAGAAT GTGCTCTTGGAATGGATTGTTCTCAGCTTGGGATTGATATAATGGGCAACAAGTCATCTTCTCCGCCTCCTAGTTTGCCTGATAACAGCAAAAGTATAG CTATTTCGTTTTTTGGTGGTGGTTATGGCTGGTCGATCATCACGGCTGCAACTATGGCTGTGGTTTTATTGATATAG
- the LOC104096375 gene encoding uncharacterized protein isoform X1 codes for MASIHIFAIFSLIFILLPWSTANNALPPIFSPILENMCKEVSCGKGTCKASSNGTFGFACECDPGWTQTRSKNDNFFKFLPCVIPNCTTNFSCGEDAPAPAPDKRTNTSIFEPCHWAECGGGMCNKTSPVTYSCECQEGYYNLLNLTAFPCFKECALGMDCSQLGIDIMGNKSSSPPPSLPDNSKSIAAISFFGGGYGWSIITAATMAVVLLI; via the exons ATGGCTTCAATTCATATCTTTGCAATTTTCTCTCTAATTTTTATTCTGCTACCATGGTCCACTGCTAACAACGCTCTGCCTCCTATCTTCTCCCCTATCCTCG AAAATATGTGTAAAGAAGTGAGTTGTGGAAAAGGAACTTGCAAAGCTTCTTCGAATGGTACTTTTGGTTTCGCATGTGAATGTGATCCTGGCTGGACGCAAACTCGTTCCAAAAACGATAACTTTTTCAAGTTTCTTCCTTGTGTTATTCCCAACT GTACTACAAACTTCTCGTGTGGAGAGGACGCTCCCGCCCCAGCACCAGATAAACGAACTAATACATCAATCTTTGAAC CTTGCCATTGGGCTGAATGTGGAGGCGGCATGTGCAACAAGACCTCTCCCGTGACCTATTCTTGTGAATGCCAAGAGGGTTACTACAATCTACTCAATCTCACTGCTTTCCCTTGCTTCAAAGAAT GTGCTCTTGGAATGGATTGTTCTCAGCTTGGGATTGATATAATGGGCAACAAGTCATCTTCTCCGCCTCCTAGTTTGCCTGATAACAGCAAAAGTATAG CAGCTATTTCGTTTTTTGGTGGTGGTTATGGCTGGTCGATCATCACGGCTGCAACTATGGCTGTGGTTTTATTGATATAG